GCAGGATTACGGCATGGATCTGGACGATATGCCTTTCGTGCTCCAGTACAACAAGCGCGATATGGACAATGTGTTTACTCTGGACGAACTGAATGCTGAACTTAATCCCCGCAACATTCCGTTCTTCCCGGCAACCGCCCATAACGGTAAGGGCGTTGTGACCACCCTGAAGACGATCGCAATGCTTGTTATCGAAAAGTTCAACGTGAAGCAGGGCTTCCTCCGTCAGGCAGCCGCTAATGTCAACAATACTGGTGTTCACGATGTTTCCCTGACTAAGGATGGCGTTTCCGTGAAGGAACCGGCTCCTGCCGCTCCCGCTCCCCAGAGTGCTGCACCGTCTCCTTTCCGTATGCCGTCCTTCGCCGCAAAACCCGCTGCAGCTCCTGCTCAGCCCCAGTCTGCCGGTGCAGGTCTCTTCCAGAAGGGAGCTACGTCTTCCCCCTTCGGTCGACCCAAGGCTGCTACTGCAATTCCGCCCCGTATGCCGACTTTTGGCCGTGACGTGGCAAAACCTGCCAACGAAGCTGCCGACGACGAAATCGAATTGCGTCCGTACGTTCCCAAGAAGAAATAACCGCTAAGGAGGCTGCATCGTGAGTGATTTTACCATTTATACAGATGATGCGGACAAAGTCCGCCGCCTGATGTCTGCTTACCAGGCAAGCGTTAAGGCCGAATACATCGTGCTTTGCCATCGCGACGGTTCTATCATCGCCGAAGTTGGCTCCCTTGGCTTGGACGCTACTCCTCTGGCTGTGTTGAGCACGGCCTCCTTTGACTCCGCCCGTCAGGTGGGTCTTATGCTGGGTGGCGAAAACTTTAACTCTGTTTCCTACGCAGGTGACAACCGTTCCATCTACATTGCTCCGGTGGACCAGGCCCTGCTGTTGGTCCAGATTTTCCCGGGCAACCGCCTGCCGAACCGCATCGACGACTTCAACCGCCTGTTGGTGGAAAAGCTGGTGGATGCAGTCCCCGCATTTACCCAGAATACTAGTCGCTTAGTCCGATAGGCTCTTTGTGACAAAGGTTCAACCGCTTCGAAATTTGCGGAAGACGACAATCCTTGTGATTGCCGTCTTTTTAGGATTTTTGATCCACCGTATTGTGGTGCTCTGCATGGATGACGCAACCATTCAGGATTCCGCAGAGTCCGAGCTGATTGTAGCCCAGGGCGATGTGTGCAGCCATATTGTGAACGGCAGTCCCTTTGGCGTGGACAGTGTCTTTGACGTCGATAGCAAAATTTATTTCTACACCACAGTTTCCAGAGCCGCCATTTCCGACGAGGACACCTTGCTCCATGTCTGGTTTAATGGGGCGGATACGGTCTTGAAAGCTCCCTGCCATCTTTCGGGAGAATCTTGCTACACCATTATTACCCCAAAGCTGATGAAGGAAGGGGAATGGAGTGTAGACTTCGTGGCGGGCCACAAACTCCTTGCAACCAGGCAGTTTAAAGTAACGCCTTCCCTGAGGTAAGGCCATGAAACTTGCAGTGGTCCTCGGGGGGCTTCTTGCGCTTACAGCCTCTGCAAGGAATATCCAGACAATACCGGTATGGGATCCTTCTGTTCTAGACAGTAAGGAGTCTAAGCCTGTGATTGAGGATTCGTCTCGACGGACGGACTCACTTGAAACGCACGGCTACAAGACCATGGAAATTACGGTGGGTGACGGTGGAACCCAGGTGGACCAGGAACTGCGCCTGTCTATTATGGGACGTCTTACGGATAGCGTTTACGTTGAAGCGCTTCTCTCTGATGTGGGGCGTAAGGCGGGAGACCAGACGACATCCACCTTACGTGAGGTGGACCAGATTTACTTTCGTGTGAATGCGCCTTTTGGATTCTTGCATCTGGGGGACTTGACCTGGAAGGATGAATCTTTAAGCCTGTATTCTCTGGACCGCAGTTCCTTAGGGGCCATGGCGGGTGTGCGAGGAAGTCTTCTAGGTGGGACTGGTGAAGCCAGCGGTGTTTTCGGTACCGACGAGGTGGAACATTTTACCAAGGTGTTTAACGGAGTCAGCGGCCAACGTGAAGGCTACTCCATGGATGGCTCCGGAAGTTATATCCAGGTGGTGCCGCAGTCTGAAACCGTGTGGCTGAACGGAAGGAAACTTTCCCGAGAGAAAGACTACCGGATGAATTATGCCGGCGGTCTGCTGGACTTTACGGGCAGTTTCATGCTGACTGCGGAAGATGAAATCCGCATTGAGTTTGACGCCTACGAAGATGAAAACATCTATACTCTTTACGGAGCCCAAGGTCATTACCGTCATGAAAACTTGTGGCTGGACGTGTCTGGCTTTCGATTGGAAAATGATGTGGATCGCCTAAAGCGGGGTGTCTGGACGGATGATGACTACAAGATGCTGAAGGCGGATCGCGGGGAAGAATTTGTTCGTGACGATAGCTTAGGTGTACTTGCACGCCCCAGAAGAACTGATCGTGGCGGCGCCAGAATCCGTACCCAGCTGGACCATCGCTTTTATGCGGATGTGGAATTCGCTTTCAATCGTGAAGACACCAACACGGTTTCCCATGAGGTGAAAGGGCCGGAGGGACTTGCCCTGCGATGGCTTGTGACCTCGGACTCTTCCAGCTATTTGAAAACGTTCCCTCTGGCTTTGGATGTGGGCGGCAGCCGCATTCAGAAAGGCTTTGACATCTCCAAGTTCCAAGGTTCTTATTCGGGATGGAATTCCTATCACTTACGGGACCAATGGGACTTGTCTCTTAAGGATAGTTCTTCACTGGATGAAGACTTGCTGTTTGATGAATTGGGTTTCCGTTTCCGTCTGGGAAAAAATTTGCTGGGCTCTGCAACGTGGGGCTATCGTCGCAATGAGGATGAATCCTGGAATTCGTCTAGAACTTCATTTGGTTTGACTCACCGCAATTCGGATGTGGCAAGTCAATTCAGTTTGGTTCGTGTGGCGAGCCAGCAGGAAGATTCCAAGGAACGTTATCAGGCTTTGTTGAGTAGTGAATTCCTTCAGGGAATATTCAGGCCCTTTGGAAGTATGGATGGCCGCTATACAGAAATCAATGATGTGGATAAAGTCGTTTATGGAAAAAGTGCCGGCGGCTTTGGGCTTTATTTCGAGAATGGTGAAGTGAAGGAATCCGTTGGCGGTCGCATGGCTCGACGTAAGGGGGAATCTTACGGCAAGGATTGGGAAGACTCTTTGCGAGCATCAACGTGGCTTCAGGAAGTTTCCTATCGCAATGATTTCGTTACCGTAAATCACTTGCTGCAATTTGACCAGATTGAAGAAAATCAGTCCGGCAAGGAAAACAACTGGGCGGGTAATCTGGATGCACAGTTTGGAAATGAGGACTTAGGCCTGTGGGGAAATACTTCCTATAAGGTGGGCCTGACGGAAGAACAGGTTTATACGGCGGTGTATAAGGCGGTGGCGCCTGGTACTGGTGATGTGCGTTATGATAGCTTGACAGGCACGTACATCGAAGGCGTGGACAATGGAGACTTCGTTTACGAAGGTCTTGGACGTAACGATTCCGTTGGGGCGGTACTTTCCAGTGATGTTTCCTTCGAATTGGAATTGCGCTGGAATCCGGGACGTTTTCTGGGCGTCAAGAACGGTATCCTGAGGGATATTACTATTGGTGGTTCCTGGAATGGAGAAGCAAATGACACCACGGGTAAGAAGTTGTTCTTCCCGCCGGTAACAAAGTCTAAACTGGACCGCCTGACGTCGGGGATGATCTCCATGGAAGGCTTGCTGGAATGGGAACATCCCATGGGCGCCAATCTTTCCTACAAGCCTGGCGTTGAACTGGACAAGAAGTTGTCTTCCATTTCCTATTACGAAACCATTTTCAGTCACTTTCTGGAAGGTGGCGTCCCCTTTGGTACGGACCATCTGGTAAGTGGCTCGTTCCTGATTCAGGATGAGGAACTGTCCGCTTTAAGCCAGTGGGATTGGCGGGTGTATGATGGTTCATTGAAGTACCGAATGGATTTCCTCCAGAGTTTTTATGTGCAGCCTGCGGGCCGCTACCGCACGGGTTCCGGCGAGGATGAAAGTGGTGACGATTTTGAAGGTGAATTGTGGGAAGGTTCTTTGCGATTGGGGTATAAACGCTTGAAAAAAGCGGATGCCTATGCAGTCTTCTCCGTCATTCAGGCGGATACTTACGGAGGGACCGTGCCATATCAGGTGATGGATGGCTATAGCGATGGCCGAACTTATCGATTAGAATTGAGTGTTTCGCTGACGGTGAATGATTATTTCTCTATGGGTGGACGGTATATTTTGAGATTTGGCGATGCCGAGGAAAATATTTTCCAGAAGCTCAGCATGGAGGCAAGAGCAAGTTTTTAAAAATAAGTCCGCGTCATTCTGAGCGAAGCCGAAGAATCTAGTGAACAAATGAAAAGATTGGTTTTGACATATACGTTGTTGCTGCTGGCTTTTGCTGGAGTAGCCTTCGCCTCCGAAGGTTGCCGCATTCAGCGTATTGTCTGGACGGGTGAGCGTACGGATGCGGATGAAACCCAGATGGCTTTTGTTATGGGGTTGCCCTGCGAATCCTGGAAAGTTACAGCAGATAAGATTGTGACTGATTATGAAAATCAGGGGTTTATTTCTGCAATCGTTTTAGGGAATGTGGATAGCGCTGGTGTTTTGACGGTTGAACTTCGTCGGGGTTCTGCGTTTGTCTGGGCGGAAAGTGTGAACCTGGATTCTTCGGGAACGAGACCGGATGTATTTAGCAAGCTGGCGGGATTGCCTGCGGGAGATCTTGTGCGGCCTCTGGATATGGAACGTGCGGAAAATCGTCTTGCTCGTTTGGGATACTTCCAGAAGACTGCTCCTGCGGTAATGTTCCGCGATCCTGCGCGTAACAGGATTATTCCTGCGTTCAGTATGCGTGGGGCGGCTGTTTCCGAAGCGGAAGCCCTGCTGACTTATTCTAGCGAAAGCGGGACGTGGGAAGGTTCAATTGACGTGTCCCTCATGAATATAATGGGGACTGCGAGGGACCTGCAGGTAGAGGGATTTACTTCCGAGGATTCCCGACGTTTGGAAGGTTCCTATAAGGAACCTTGGATTTTCGGGACGCAGTGGAACTTGGTTGCCCGCGGGTATTTTGACGATGACTCCTCCACTCGGGACGCTTATGGAGAAATCGGCGTTACTCGTGATATTGGTTTTGACTTTTCGATTGGAGTTTTTGTGGGCGTGGGGGATAAGGAAAAAACGTCTTCTCTGGAGGTGTCTTACGTTTCCCTGGATCGTTTCTCCTTGCCTCGTTCTGGTATGCGTTTGGAGGCGTCTGCGGTATGGAATATGGCGCGTCCCGATTCTCTGGATAATTACTTGCGCTTGAAAGCTAGCTTGGTCAAGTATGTTCCTCTGTACAAGAACTGGATTGTTCGTGCAGGTGGACAGGCAGGGGGCTTGTTTGCTACGGATGCGGTTCTGGATCGTTCCGACTATTTTGCGTTGGGCGGTATGGATGATTTCAAGGGAATGGATTATCGATTCCTCAGGACTCGTGCTTATGGTTTTTCTGAATTTGCGCTCTTGTGGCAGGATGGTTACAACTTGAGTATTGAGGCTTTTTATCAGCCGGGATTGTATCGGGAGTTGGATGATGATCACGGATGGAAGGAAGAGCATGAGTATGGACTTGCCTTCACTCAGTATCGCAGCAATTGGAGTGTGAATTTCTATTACGCACTCAGGAATGGCGAGAACTACTTAGACGGTATTATAGGGATTGGCGTGAAGACGCTGTTTTAGTATCTTGTTGTTAGATTAGGAGGACTCATGAAGTTGTTTTTGTTTTGGGTGGGGCTTTGCGCTGGCTTTTTGTTTGTTGCCTGCTCTGATGAGGAGAGTGTGGCTGCAGCCCCCCTTCGGGAGAATGTCATTTTTCCGGATACGTTTGTTGAGGATGGCGTTCTTTATGTGAATGTGGGGGAGGTTCGTGTTTATCGGGATACGGTTTATAAGACTCGCTATGTGGATACGGTTTCCTATACAAGCTTTATTTTCCAGCGGGGTAAAGAATTATATGATACCGTCACTGTAAAATCTGAAAATGCGGATTGTGACATTCAGAAGAATTATTTTGAATGCACTGTTGAGGCCCCTTATTATGTGACACCGACGATAGTCGTTTACCAAATGGCTTCTGAACAACAGGTTGAAGAAACGGTGTCTGTTGTTCGTTATCCTTGGCCGGTTCGGGATGAACGATGCACCACTACGGTAAAATCGGATGGTAGCCGCTACGATAGATGCATACATGTTATGGATACGATTTTCGTGGATTCTGTTTATCAGGTCATCAAGAATGCAACTTATAAGCAGATCAATTCCATTAACTATGGAAAGGGACATCCGTCCAACTTCATTCCTTACACCAAAGTACCGAAGTTTTCTGTGGAAGATTTACGTGCTGCCTTTGATACTCTGGATACGAAGGATACCCTGGATTTTGGAAGACTGTTTTATTCGGAAGGTTATTCCATCTCAAGTGATGATTTGCCTGAATGGGCTTACGCTGTGGGGTATCCTGAGGCGTCGCACAACGTGGATACGGTCCTTGTGATTAATAAGGCTGAGGTGGATACTGTATACGGGTATTATCTGGCGGAAAAGATGTGTTTTAGCTGCCCTCAGACCTATCCTCTTAAGCTTGTGACGTATAAAAATCGTTTGTGGAATTGGCTGGATGAACCGCTGGAATCCGATACCACCATTACCTGGACCGCAATCTACACGGATATCAACGGCGTTGAGGACTCTGTGGAAGTGACCACCGTATTTTTAGGAAAGTAAGGAATGTATATGAAACATCTTCTCGCATTATCTTTTTGTGCCATGATTCTAATGGCTTGCTCTGGTGATGAAATTACCTACATCACGGAACGTAACCAGACGGTGGGTAAACTGGATGCCGGTGAGAAACTAGGAAAGTGTACTCCGGAGATGTTCGGTGAGACCGTTTATGTGGTGGACTCCGCTGCGGTTTTCTTCTGTGATGAAAATGCCTGGGTTCGCATGACGTTCGCCTATGAAAAGGATACGGTTGTCATTCGGGACTCTGTTATTGTGGTTGAGGCGGACTCTGGTTGTTCTTTCCAGATTCTAGATGGGAAGACTTACACCTTGGTTTGTGAAAGTGATACTTTGTGGTTTGACAAGAAGGATCCGGTGGTTGCTCCCAGCGTGATTGAAGATGGTAAGCTGATTGATTCCAGAGATGGAAGCAAGTATGGTGTAGTTCGATTGGGGGAGCGAACCTGGATGGCTGAAAATCTGAATTACGCAGGTGAAGGTAGTTGGTGTTATGAAAATGATAAGTCCATGTGTGAAAAGTATGGTCGCCTGTATACTTTTGCGGATGCGAAAAATGGCTGTCCTGTGGGCTGGCACCTGCCTTCCAAAACGGAATGGGAAGAACTGGTTGACTTGATTCAAGAAGCGCAGAAGTTGGACAAATGGAGCGAGGTTGTGCCCTATTTGATTTCTGCTACAGGCTGGTCCGGTGTTGAATCTTCTGGAAGCTATGGCTTCTCTGCCTATCCTGCTGGCACAAAGAAATATTCTAGTAGTTCTTTCTATGGCGTCGGGGATGAAACGAATTTCTGGGCGGCCGATGGATCTTGCTTGATGATTAAGAGCGGGTCCTTGGTTATTGAAAACCATGACGCTGAATACGGATTCTCGGTCCGCTGCGTTAAGAACTGAAACTTTTAGCGAATTAAAACCCCTAGGAGGCGTAGCCTCCGACCTCATGCCTCTTTCGTCTCTCGTCTGTAACCCGCCGAAGGCGGGTGTTCTCTCGTCTATTATCTACACCGGGGTCTTACTTTTTTCCCCGGCGATTTCACGAACTAGTGTTGGAACGAGATAGCCGGGAAGCTTTGTGCGAATTTCAGCGACGAGGGCCTTGGCCTGCGGGTCGCTGATTTCGTAATGAGCCACACCCTTGGCGTGATCCAGCTGGTGGAGGTAATAGGGGAGGACGCCCTGTTCGAACAGTTTTCTACATAACTGGACCATGGTGCCTGCGGACTCATTTACGCCCTTGAGCAGAACGCTTTGGTTCAAAAGGGTCCAGCCGGCAAATTTCAGCTGGCCAAAGATGACCTGGCTTTCTTCGTCCAGTTCGTCGGGATGGTCCACATGGCTTACCAGCACGCAATCGAAGCGGGCGGGAAGTTCCCGGAGGAGTTCCATATGCTGCTGGATCAGGTCCGGGCGCATGACTGGCAAGCGGGTGTGAATCCTGAGGGTGGTGATGGAAGAGTGGTCGCCGATGGCTTCAATAAGGCTCTGGAACTTTGCGGGGGACAGGGTCAGGGGGTCGCCTCCGGAGAGGATGACTTCCCAGATGTCCGTGTGGGTGTCCAGCCAGCTGCCCACCTGGATGTCGACGTTGGGGATGTTCTGGAAGGGGTAGTTCCTGCGGAAGCAGAACCTGCAACGTACGCCACAGGTGGCCGTTGTAACAATCAAGGCTCTCTGGTCGTATTTCTGGATGACACATTCGCTTTTGCCTGCAGGAAGGTCTCCTACAGGGTCGTCCACGAAGCCAGGAACGTCCTGGTATTCTTCTTTTGTGGGGAGGACTTCACGCAGGAGGGCGGCGGGTTCCTTTGCGTTCTTGATCAGGTCGGCATAATGCCTGGAACAGCAGAAAGGGAACGTGGGGTCGCGGTCCAAGCTGGCCAAATAGGGGTTGTTTGCAATCAAAGTTGCAAAATCGGGGCCTAAATAGTCTAAAAAATCAGAAATTTGCGTGAATACAAAAGCGGGTTGTTCCATTATATTACTAAATTTAGCAACATAAAAACCAAAAAGAGGATAATATGGGTACTGTAAGCACCAACGAATTCCGTAAGAAGCTTAAGATTATGGTTGACGGTCAGCCGTATGAAATCATTGAAAACCAGTTCGTGAAGCCGGGTAAGGGCCAGGCTTTCAACCGCGTTCGTATTAAGAACCTGGTTACCGGCCGTACTCTCGAACGTACTTGGAAGAGCGGTGATACCGTTGAAGAAGCCGATGTTACTTATGGCGAAATGACCTACAGCTACAATGACGGCACTAACTGGTACTTCATGGATTCTGAAACCATGGAAATGGTTGAAATTCCTAAGGAAAACCTGAATGGCGCAGAAATGTGGCTCCTTGACGGTGCTACCGTTGAAGTGACCTGGTGGGATGGAAAGGCTATCGAAGTCATTCCGCCGACCTTCGTTGACCTCATGATCATCGACGCTCCTCCGGCTGTCCAGGGCAACACCAGCGGTAACGTTCTCCGTGAATGCACCGTTGAAACTGGCGCTAAGGTGATGATTCCGCTGTTCATCGAAAACAACACTAAGATCCGCGTGGATACCCGCGACGGTTCTTATCTCGAAAGAGCTAAGTAATTAGACTAGGGAAGGCTTCGCCCTCCCTAAGACCCTCCTTTCCCAAACGTAGGGAGTTGTCTATAAAAGACCTCAGTGATGAACTGGGGTCTTTTATTTTGTCTGTATTTTTACTATTTTTGT
This sequence is a window from Fibrobacter sp. UWEL. Protein-coding genes within it:
- the efp gene encoding elongation factor P, producing the protein MGTVSTNEFRKKLKIMVDGQPYEIIENQFVKPGKGQAFNRVRIKNLVTGRTLERTWKSGDTVEEADVTYGEMTYSYNDGTNWYFMDSETMEMVEIPKENLNGAEMWLLDGATVEVTWWDGKAIEVIPPTFVDLMIIDAPPAVQGNTSGNVLRECTVETGAKVMIPLFIENNTKIRVDTRDGSYLERAK
- a CDS encoding FISUMP domain-containing protein; translation: MILMACSGDEITYITERNQTVGKLDAGEKLGKCTPEMFGETVYVVDSAAVFFCDENAWVRMTFAYEKDTVVIRDSVIVVEADSGCSFQILDGKTYTLVCESDTLWFDKKDPVVAPSVIEDGKLIDSRDGSKYGVVRLGERTWMAENLNYAGEGSWCYENDKSMCEKYGRLYTFADAKNGCPVGWHLPSKTEWEELVDLIQEAQKLDKWSEVVPYLISATGWSGVESSGSYGFSAYPAGTKKYSSSSFYGVGDETNFWAADGSCLMIKSGSLVIENHDAEYGFSVRCVKN
- a CDS encoding roadblock/LC7 domain-containing protein, yielding MSDFTIYTDDADKVRRLMSAYQASVKAEYIVLCHRDGSIIAEVGSLGLDATPLAVLSTASFDSARQVGLMLGGENFNSVSYAGDNRSIYIAPVDQALLLVQIFPGNRLPNRIDDFNRLLVEKLVDAVPAFTQNTSRLVR
- a CDS encoding KamA family radical SAM protein; translation: MEQPAFVFTQISDFLDYLGPDFATLIANNPYLASLDRDPTFPFCCSRHYADLIKNAKEPAALLREVLPTKEEYQDVPGFVDDPVGDLPAGKSECVIQKYDQRALIVTTATCGVRCRFCFRRNYPFQNIPNVDIQVGSWLDTHTDIWEVILSGGDPLTLSPAKFQSLIEAIGDHSSITTLRIHTRLPVMRPDLIQQHMELLRELPARFDCVLVSHVDHPDELDEESQVIFGQLKFAGWTLLNQSVLLKGVNESAGTMVQLCRKLFEQGVLPYYLHQLDHAKGVAHYEISDPQAKALVAEIRTKLPGYLVPTLVREIAGEKSKTPV
- a CDS encoding BamA/TamA family outer membrane protein, which gives rise to MKRLVLTYTLLLLAFAGVAFASEGCRIQRIVWTGERTDADETQMAFVMGLPCESWKVTADKIVTDYENQGFISAIVLGNVDSAGVLTVELRRGSAFVWAESVNLDSSGTRPDVFSKLAGLPAGDLVRPLDMERAENRLARLGYFQKTAPAVMFRDPARNRIIPAFSMRGAAVSEAEALLTYSSESGTWEGSIDVSLMNIMGTARDLQVEGFTSEDSRRLEGSYKEPWIFGTQWNLVARGYFDDDSSTRDAYGEIGVTRDIGFDFSIGVFVGVGDKEKTSSLEVSYVSLDRFSLPRSGMRLEASAVWNMARPDSLDNYLRLKASLVKYVPLYKNWIVRAGGQAGGLFATDAVLDRSDYFALGGMDDFKGMDYRFLRTRAYGFSEFALLWQDGYNLSIEAFYQPGLYRELDDDHGWKEEHEYGLAFTQYRSNWSVNFYYALRNGENYLDGIIGIGVKTLF